Part of the Undibacter mobilis genome is shown below.
CGCATCGCCGGCCCCGGCGACATCGGAGACGACGGCGCGAATGCTCGGCAAGGTCTCGCTGACGGTGACGGCGACTTTGCGGGCATCAGTGCCGATGTGGTCCAGCTTGGCAATCTGCTGCTCCATCAGCCGGGTGACGTTTTCGTTGACCTGGCTCATCGCCGCAACACTCTGGTCAACGGCCACAATGGCTTCGGCTGCTTCGTTCACCGCGGCCTGAATATCATGGACCTGGGTCGAGACTTCCTTGGTCGCCATCTCGGTGCGGCGCGACAACTCCTTGACCTCGGCGGCGACGACCGAGAAGCCGCGGCCGGATTCGCCGGCCCGCGCCGCTTCGATCGTCGCATTGAGCGCCAGCAGCGAGGTCTGCTTCGCGATCGCCTGGATCAGCTTGATGACCTGTTCGATCCGCGCGGCGGCGAGCCCGAGGTTGCGCATGGTCTCGTCGGCGCGCGCCAGCTCGGTGACCGTGCGCGTGGTTGCAGCGCGGGCCTCATCCACCTGGCGTGACGAAGTGACCGCCAGCGCCTGCACGTCGCGCGCCGCAGCCGCAACGCCAGCGACTTCCTCCGCGGCCTGGGCGGCAGCGTCGGATGAATACATTACCTGCTGCGCCATCAGGCGATTGGTCTGCGCCAATTCATCGGCCGTGCCGCGGATACGTTCGCCGGCCATGGTGAAAGCATTGACGACGTCGTCGATGGCACGGCGGAAATTGCCAGTGAAAAAATGGCGGCCGGCATGATGCAGCCGCGCTTCTGTTTCGCGGCGGCTCTGATCGACCGACAAGGTATCGGCCTCGATCAAGGCGGCACGGATCTGGCTCGCAGTGTCGCCGAAGTTACGAATCGCGCCGTCGCCAAGGCGCTCCGGCAGGCTGGTATAGCGATCGCCGCCGGCAATGGCGCCGATCGAGGCAATGATCGCAGCCAGCCGGCTTTCGGCAAATGAACCGACAGCCAGCGCCCCGCCAAGACCGACAGCAAGCGCGATCCAGATCGAACCCGACAAATAGAACGCCGCAACGACGGCGTTGCAGACAACAAACACCGGCACCGCGATCCACAGGGCGGGCCGCGGAATTCGATTTCGGGCGGACATTCCAAACTCGATTTTCGGAAAGTTTCGCCTATCAAAGTCGCCCGAATATGGTTTCCAAATTCTTGTCGCAGGTGCGCAAACACCGCATCAATTGTCGGCAAACGCGCTCAAGTTTTAGGCGCGATTCCGATCACCGCTTCTTTGTATTCGTGTCGTGCGCCGCACCGTGCCTGATCGAGCGCCAATCGAGCGCCGCGATTTCGTCCTTGATCCAATCGCGGAATGCATCCGCGGCCGGCGGCCGTTTCCGGTTCTTGGGGCCCACCAGATAAAATGCGCGATTGGATCCCAGAGCCAGCGGAAACGGCATGACAAGATGGCCGCTGCGCAGATCGTCATAGGCCAGGATGTCGTAAGTCAGCAGCACGCCAGCGCCTTCGCAGGCGGCGTCGAGTGCATGATCGGCGCTATTGAAACGCAGGCCGCGCCGCAGATCCACCGCGCCTGAGCCCGCGGTTTTAAACCAGACGCTCCAATCCGGCCGCGCAACCGGTGCCGGAAGCGACTCGTCATGGATGAGGCGGAAACGCGCGAGATCGTCCGGCGAATGGATCGGTCCGTGCTTTTCCAGAAGCCGCGGGCTGCAAACCGGCACGAAGTACACGTCGGTCAGCAGGTCAAATTCGAGCGTGGCGTCAGGCTTCGGCGGCACCGCCATATTGCGCAACGCCATGTCGATGCCGTCATTGACGAAGTTGGCATTCGTGGCGGTCGCTGAAATACGAATATCGATGTCAGGATGGGCAGCCGCGAACCGATAAAGCCGCGGCACCAGCCATTTCGCTGTCAGGCCCGGCGAGGTGCTGAGCACAAGCACGCGCCCGCTCTTCGCGGCATCGAAAGAAGCCACCGCATCGCGGATATGGGCAAAGCCGGTTTGCAGGCCTGGATAGAGCTGCCGGCCGGCGGCCGTGAGCGCAATGGCGCGCACGCGACGCTCGAACAGCTTGACGCCCAGCATCTCCTCAAGAGCGCGGATCTGGTGGCTGAGCGCCCCGGGGGTGACGTTCAGCTCGCCCGCCGCCTGGGTCAGGCTCAAGTGGCGTGCCGCCGCCTCGAAAGCACGCAGCGCGGATAGCGGGGGCATGGCCATGGGCACCTCACACCTATGATTGAGGTTAGCTCAACTATCGCCTGAGACCTTATCCTTTGCCGAAAGGCCTTAATAGAGCGATTCTGGCACCATAGAGTTGAGCTTTACTCAACAGCCAGAGTCACGGAGGTTTGCCATGGCCATTGCTCGCCCGCTGGGATTTCAAGTGATCGCCTTGCCGTCGGTCCAAGAACCCAAGCCCGGTCTGCTGCGTCGCCTGTTCGACTCGCTGCTCGAATCACGAGAGCAACACGCCCAGAAGACAGTGGACGCTTATGTCGCCCGCAACGGCTCACGCCTCACCGACAGTCTGGAGCGGGAGATTGGCGAGCGTCTTCTGGACGGCGGCGTGAAATTTCGTCCGTAGGCAAATCCCCATCGCCTGTGCGGACCCCTCTCAACCGCACGCGCGCGAGGCCGCCCGTAGTTCCCCTCCGGGCGGCCTCACTTGTTTGCCGGAGACGCGTTCCGACCGCGACCGATAAGGTCGTGCGCAGTGCGCTCGAGCTCGCCGCGCAGAAACACGTGTGCTGGGTCGCTCTGGAAGCGCTGGTGCCAGACCATGTACATCGGCAGATCGGTGATACCGTCTTTGAGCGGAATGGCGGCCTGCGCGAAGGGCTTCATCATGCCGCCGCGCAACAGGCTCGGCATCGAGACCAGCAGATCGGTGCCCTGAAGGAAGGCCGGCACGCCATAGAAGTTCGGCACCTCGATCGCGATATCGCGCGCGATCTTTTTCGCCGCCAGCCGCCGGTCGAATTCCAGCCGTTCATTGTCCGGATAGACCACCGTGATGTGGCGCGCTTTGAAATAGGCATTGAGGTTGCGCGGCGCCGCGCGGCTCGCGGCGTCGTAGAAGCAGACATAGCGGTCGCGGAATAACAGGCGCTGGAATACATCGGTGGCAACCGGCGGCCGCGGCGTGATCAACAGATCGCAGCGTCCCTCACGCAGCATCTCGCCGCTCGGCAACCCGGAGGGAATGACGCGCAGGTCGATGCGCTCGGTCTGCATCGACAACCGCGCCAAGAGCGGCGGCAGCAACAGATCGCGCTGGAAATCATTGGCTGCGACGGTGAGCGACAGCCGCGCCGTCTTCGGGTCGAAGGCAGCGCCCTGGGCAAACGCCTTCATACCGTCGAGCAGGTCGCGCGCACGGGCTGCCAGCGAATGGGCGTGCGCGGTAGCGACAATGCCGCGGCCCGATTTGACGAACAGCGGATCGGCGACGATCGAGCGCAACTTATCGAGGCCGTGGCTGACCGCCGATTGCGTGACGCCAAGCCGGGACGCCGCGGCGGTGACCGAGCCCTCCTCGAGCACGGCCAGGAAAAGCCGCAGGTTCTGGCCATCGAGGGCCGAATAATCGATTTTGCTCATGTATTACATGATAATCATTCTATTTATCGGCGCTATCGAAATCGCTCATCCTGTCCCGAAGTCGGCGGCTCCTTATCCAGCCGCCATTTTTTATGGGAGCAGCTCAAGGAAACCCGATGAACATCCAGGGACAGCCATTCGTCGCCGACGAGCCGGGATCCGTGCATCCGCAGCACAATCCGCTCGAATTCTTCTCGCGCGACCGCGCGATGCAGCCGCCGGCCTATCAACCGATCTACAAGACTTCGGTGGCGCGTTCCCCGCGCCGCGCGCTTTTATCGCTCGACCAGTCGCTCGGCGACATCACTGGCCCGGTGTTCGGCCACAACGACATCGGCTTGCTCGATAACGACCTGATCCGCAACTACGCCAAGACCGGCGATCCAATCGGCGAGCGCATCATCGTGCACGGCCGCGTGCTCGACGAATGTGGACGACCGGTGCCGCGCACGCTGGTTGAATTCTGGCAGGCCAACGCCTCGGGTCGCTACCGGCACAAGAAGGATACGTATCTCGCGCCGATCGATCCGAACTTCGGCGGCTGTGGCCGCACGCTCACCGACGAGAACGGCTACTACTATTTCCGGACCGTCAAACCCGGCCCGTATCCGTGGCGCAACTACGTCAACTCATGGCGCCCCGCCCATATCCACTTCTCGATCTTCGGCACCGGCTTCATCCAGCGCCTGATCACCCAGATGTATTTCGAGGGCGATCCGCTCATCAAGATCTGCCCGATCGTCAATGTCGTGCCGGACAGGGACGCCATCGATCGTCTGATCGCACCCCTCGATGTCAACGCGGCGGTGCCCGACGACTGTCTCACCTATCGTTTCGACATCGTTCTGCGGGGCCGCCGCTCCACCTTGTTCGAGAACCGGCTGGAGGGAAACTGACCCATGGCGCAGCAACTTGCATACCTCAAAGAAACCGCGTCGCAGACGGCGGGTCCCTATGTCCACATCGGCCTCATTCCGCATATGGCCGGCTTCGACATCTTCCAGAACAATTTCGGCGGCGTGCTCGCCGGCGCCGATACGCCCGGTGAACCGATCGCCATCGAAGGCCGCGTCATTGACGGCACCGGCGCGCTGGTGCGCGATGCGCTCGTCGAAATCTGGCAGGCCGACGCCAATGGTCACTACGCCCATCCGGCGGACAAGCGGCAAGCCGCCGCCGGCTTCCGCGGCTGGGGCCGTACCGGCACCGATTTCGACACCGGCGTGTACCGCTTCGACACCATCAAGCCGGGCCGCACGCCCTGGCGCAACGGCAAGATCTCGGCGCCGCATATCAATGTCTGGATCGTCGCCCGGGGCATCAATATCGGTCTGCAGACGCGGATGTACTTCTCGGACGAAGAAGCCGCCAATGCCGACGACCCGGTGCTGAATGCGATCGAACACAAGAGCCGCGTGCCGACCTTGATCGCCAAGCGACAGGACAAGCCGGGCAAGGCGACCTATCTGTTCGACATCGTGCTGCAGGGCGACAACGAGACGGTGTTCTTCGACATCTGACGCGGCCGTACCGCAACAACAAAAAAGGCCGGGCGCAATGCCCGGCCTTTTCATTTCAGCGCTTAATCGGCGCGTTACGTGTTCATGCTCTCGAAGAACTCGGCATTGCTCTTGGTGTTGCGCAGCTTGTCGAGCAGGAAGTCGATCGCGTCCATCGTGCCCATCGGGTTGAGAATACGGCGCAGGACGTACATCTTCTTGAGCGTGTCCTTTTCCGTGAGCAGCTCTTCCTTGCGGGTGCCCGATCGCGTGATGTCGATCGCCGGGAAGGTGCGCTTGTCCGCGACCTTGCGGTCGAGGATGAGTTCGGAGTTGCCGGTGCCCTTGAATTCTTCGAAGATGACTTCGTCCATGCGGCTGCCGGTGTCGATCAGCGCGGTGGCAATAATGGTGAGCGAGCCACCTTCTTCGATGTTACGCGCGGCACCGAAGAAGCGCTTCGGCCGCTGCAAGGCGTTGGCGTCGACACCGCCGGTCAGCACCTTGCCGGAGGACGGCACCACGGTGTTGTAGGCGCGACCGAGACGGGTGATCGAATCGAGCAGGATCACGACGTCGCGGCCATGCTCGACCAGGCGCTTGGCCTTCTCGATGACCATTTCGGCAACCGCGACGTGGCGGGTCGCCGGTTCGTCGAAGGTCGAGGAGATGACCTCGCCCTTCACCGAGCGCTGCATGTCGGTGACTTCTTCCGGGCGCTCGTCGATCAGAAGAACGATCAGATAGCACTCGGGATGGTTCGCCGTGATGGCGTGCGCGATGTTCTGCAGCAGCACGGTCTTGCCGGTGCGGGGCGGCGCCACGACCAGCGCGCGCTGGCCCTTGCCGATCGGTGCGACGATGTCGATGACGCGGGCCGACAGATCCTTCTTGGTCGGATCGTCGTGCTCCATCTTCAGCCGCTCGTCCGGATAGAGCGGTGTCAGGTTGTCGAAGTTGATCTTGTGGCGCGCCTTCTCCGGGTCCTCGAAATTGATCGTATTGACCTTGAGCAGCGCGAAGTAACGTTCGCCTTCCTTGGGCGAGCGAATCTGGCCTTCGACGGTATCGCCGGTGCGCAGGCCGAAACGGCGGATCTGCGAGGGCGAGACGTAGATGTCGTCCGGGCCGGACAGGTAGTTCGATTCCGGCGAGCGCAAAAAGCCGAAACCGTCGGAGAGAACCTCGACCACACCTTCGCCGATGATTTCGATCTCCTGCGCCGCGAGCTGCTTCAGGATCGCAAACATCAATTCCTGCTTGCGCAGGGTTGAGGCGTTCTCGACCTGGTGCTCTTCGGCGAAAGCCAAAAGTTCGGCGGGGGTTTTGGACTTGAGGTCCTGGAGTTTCATTTCCCGCATGGGGGGTAGGATCCTTGAAAGGCAAACCGGGCTTGGTCCGAGAACCTTGGCCTTGAAAAATTCGGGGCCAGCGCCGAGTAAACAGTGGGAGTGAGTTCGCAGGTCTGGGGAGGCGCGGGGCTTTTCAGGAGAAGGTCCTGGAGCCTGCGACGGTTCCGAACGGCTCGGTTCCGGTACGCGACTTCATCCGCCTGCGTTCGGTGGGATGGTGCCAAGATAAGTGAGGCCGGGATTTCGCGCAAGGGGCGCAAGAAGGGCGAGGGGGCCGGCTCCCATCGCGGCTTCCCGTCAAGCCGGCCTAGAATGGTTTGACCACCACCATGATCACAATGAAGATCATGAGAAGCGTTGGTATTTCGTTGATAATACGAAAGAATTTCGCACTTTTGACGTTGCGGCCGGCGGCGAAATCCTTCGCCCAGCGGCCAAGAAACCCGTGAACTGCGCTCATGGCGACAACCGCCGTCAGCTTGGCATGCAGCCAGCCGGCGCTCAGCCAGCCGCCCTCCAGCATCAGCACCAAGCCGGCGATCCAGGTCACCGCCATGGCCGGCGTCATGATGAAATGCAGCAGACGATGCTCCATGACCTCGAAGGTCCTGGCCTGCTGCGAGCCCGGTTCGGCGCTGACGTGATAGACGAACAACCGCGGCAGATAGAGCATTCCCGCCATCCACGAGATGACGGCGACGATGTGCAGCGCTTTGATCCAGAGATACATAGTCGCTTTCTCGGCACGCCATTCTTCGAGGCGCGGGCTTTGCCCTCGCATCTCAGGACGACCTGATCTCACATCGGCGCAAGTCCGTCATCCAGAGCTGTGCCTCGAAGGATCACAGTCCCCGTTATCCCCGCACTCGCTTCAGCATCTGCTCGACATGGGCGATCGGGGTTTCTGGCAGAATGCCGTGACCAAGATTGAAGATCAGCGGCCGGTCAGCCATCGTCAGCACATCATCGACCTCACGATCGAGCGCCGTACCGCCAGCCAGCAGCGCAAGCGGATCGACATTGCCCTGAATCGGCACCCGTGGCTGCAGGATGTCATGCGCCAGGCTACGCGGAAACATCCAGTCAAGACCGATGGCATCGACGCCGGTCACTTCGACGTAAGGCAACGCCATTGCGCCGGCGCCACGCGGAAAACCGATGATCTTGGCGCCCGGAACTTGTGCGCGTACGCCGGCAACAATCTTTTCGGTCGGCTCCATGCACCAGCGATCGAACTGTTCTGGCGGCAGAATGCCAGCCCAAGTATCGAAAATCTGCACGCAATCAGCACCGGCCTTAAGCTGGCCGACGAGATACTCGATTGAACCGTGCACCAGACGATCGATGATGCGCTTGAAATTCTCCGGATCGCGATAGGCGAACAATCTTGCCGGCGCCTGATCGGAGGTCCCTTCACCGGCCACCATGTAGGTTGCCACGGTCCAGGGCGCCCCGCAGAAGCCGATCAAGGTCGTATTGTCAGGCAGCCCTGCCTTGACGCGCCGAACCGTCTCATAGACCGGCGCAAGCACATCGTGATCGACGCGATCCCGCAAGTCAGACAGCGCTGCCGCGTCCTTCATTGGCTCGAGCTTCGGCCCTTCGCCGGCAAGGAACTCGACCTTGCGTCCCAGAGCGAGCGGCATGACGAGGATATCGGAGAACAAAATCGCAGCGTCGAAGTTGAAACGCCGGATCGGCTGCAAGGTCACTTCAGCCGCAAGTTCCGGATTGAAACAGAGATCGAGAAAACCACCCGCCTTGGCACGTACCTCGCGGTACTCCGGCAGATAGCGGCCTGCTTGCCGCATCATCCAGACCGGCGGAATGTCCTGCGCATGACCTTCAAGGACACGCAGCAGGGGCTTTGTCCCCACGTGGTTCGCTTGCACGATGCTCTTCCTAAAGAATCCTTAAAATCTATTTGTAGTAGTAGTTGGTCGGTTGATTTGACTCATGACTCGCAGTCAACAATCTGTCCACTGCCTTGCCGGTCATGATTCAGAATCCCATCCTTTTCGCGGCGACGACATCCACGCCGAAAAGCGCTCCATTGCGCCATTTAAGCGACTTATCCAACTCTGTCCCCAGAGCACTGTCCACATTGGGACCCGCCCTGTCGTCCGATCTGCTTTCGTTCGTCCCCGAGGACGGCGGTGTGGACAAAAATTGACCTATCCCGCCGCGCCCGCTTACATGCCGGTCCCGGGGTCCAAACCATCCCCGGCAATCCACACTTTGCCCGGCCGCCATACAGATGTCCGATACAGGCTACTTTCATTTGCATCTGGTGTCCGACGCGACCGGCGAAACGCTGATCACGGTCGCGCGCGCCGCGGCCGCGCAATATGCCAATGTATCGCCGGTCGAGCATCTTTATCCGATGGTGCGCTCGAAGAAGCAGCTCGACCATTGTCTCGCCGAAATCACCGAGTCGCCGGGTCTCGTCCTCTATACCTTGCTCGAAGAGGATCTGATTCAGCTTCTCGAGGACAAATGCCGCGACCTTGGTCTGCCCTGCATGTCGGTACTGGGGCCGATCCTGCGCCTGTTCCAGTCCTATCTCGGTACCGAAACCATCCACCGCGCCGGTGCGCAGCACGTTCTTAATGCGGAATATTTCAATCGTATCGACGCCCTTAATTACACGATGATGCATGACGACGGCCAGCATGTCGCCGGCCTAGACGACGCCGACGTGGTCCTGATCGGCGTGTCGCGCACCTCGAAGACACCGACCTCCATCTATCTCGCCAATCGCGGTATCAAGACCGGCAACGTGCCGTTGGTGCCCGGCGTGATGCTGGCGCCGGAAGTCGAAAAGCTGACGCGCCCCCTGGTCGTCGGGCTCTATGCCAGCCCTGAGCGTATTGTGCAGATTCGCGAAAACCGCCTGCTCGGTTTGAAGGCGCACCGCGACGACGATCGCTATATCGACAAGGCCGCCGTTGCGGAAGAGGTCGCCTATTCTCGCCGGCTTTGCGCCAAGCACAACTGGCCGTTGATCGACGTGACGCGGCGCTCGATCGAGGAGACCGCGGCCGCCATTGTCAAACTGCTCGGCGAACGGCGGCGACAGCCGGCCTCGATGTAAATTGTCTGGTGTCACTCCGGTACGCAGGCGCTAGCGTCCCGGCCGACTCCCGAATGACGAAAGAAAAATCATGCCTCTCTGGTTAGGCCAGCAGCCATTGGTTCTTGCATCGAAGAGCGACATCCGCGGCAAGATTCTCGCCGCCGCGGGGCTGCGTTTCGGTATTCGGCCGGCCCAGATCGACGAACGCGCCGTCGAGGCGGACGCGAAAGTGAGCGACGCTCTGGCCGCCGC
Proteins encoded:
- the pcaH gene encoding protocatechuate 3,4-dioxygenase subunit beta; this encodes MNIQGQPFVADEPGSVHPQHNPLEFFSRDRAMQPPAYQPIYKTSVARSPRRALLSLDQSLGDITGPVFGHNDIGLLDNDLIRNYAKTGDPIGERIIVHGRVLDECGRPVPRTLVEFWQANASGRYRHKKDTYLAPIDPNFGGCGRTLTDENGYYYFRTVKPGPYPWRNYVNSWRPAHIHFSIFGTGFIQRLITQMYFEGDPLIKICPIVNVVPDRDAIDRLIAPLDVNAAVPDDCLTYRFDIVLRGRRSTLFENRLEGN
- the rho gene encoding transcription termination factor Rho, whose translation is MREMKLQDLKSKTPAELLAFAEEHQVENASTLRKQELMFAILKQLAAQEIEIIGEGVVEVLSDGFGFLRSPESNYLSGPDDIYVSPSQIRRFGLRTGDTVEGQIRSPKEGERYFALLKVNTINFEDPEKARHKINFDNLTPLYPDERLKMEHDDPTKKDLSARVIDIVAPIGKGQRALVVAPPRTGKTVLLQNIAHAITANHPECYLIVLLIDERPEEVTDMQRSVKGEVISSTFDEPATRHVAVAEMVIEKAKRLVEHGRDVVILLDSITRLGRAYNTVVPSSGKVLTGGVDANALQRPKRFFGAARNIEEGGSLTIIATALIDTGSRMDEVIFEEFKGTGNSELILDRKVADKRTFPAIDITRSGTRKEELLTEKDTLKKMYVLRRILNPMGTMDAIDFLLDKLRNTKSNAEFFESMNT
- a CDS encoding pyruvate, water dikinase regulatory protein, coding for MSDTGYFHLHLVSDATGETLITVARAAAAQYANVSPVEHLYPMVRSKKQLDHCLAEITESPGLVLYTLLEEDLIQLLEDKCRDLGLPCMSVLGPILRLFQSYLGTETIHRAGAQHVLNAEYFNRIDALNYTMMHDDGQHVAGLDDADVVLIGVSRTSKTPTSIYLANRGIKTGNVPLVPGVMLAPEVEKLTRPLVVGLYASPERIVQIRENRLLGLKAHRDDDRYIDKAAVAEEVAYSRRLCAKHNWPLIDVTRRSIEETAAAIVKLLGERRRQPASM
- the gcvA gene encoding transcriptional regulator GcvA — its product is MAMPPLSALRAFEAAARHLSLTQAAGELNVTPGALSHQIRALEEMLGVKLFERRVRAIALTAAGRQLYPGLQTGFAHIRDAVASFDAAKSGRVLVLSTSPGLTAKWLVPRLYRFAAAHPDIDIRISATATNANFVNDGIDMALRNMAVPPKPDATLEFDLLTDVYFVPVCSPRLLEKHGPIHSPDDLARFRLIHDESLPAPVARPDWSVWFKTAGSGAVDLRRGLRFNSADHALDAACEGAGVLLTYDILAYDDLRSGHLVMPFPLALGSNRAFYLVGPKNRKRPPAADAFRDWIKDEIAALDWRSIRHGAAHDTNTKKR
- the hemE gene encoding uroporphyrinogen decarboxylase — encoded protein: MVQANHVGTKPLLRVLEGHAQDIPPVWMMRQAGRYLPEYREVRAKAGGFLDLCFNPELAAEVTLQPIRRFNFDAAILFSDILVMPLALGRKVEFLAGEGPKLEPMKDAAALSDLRDRVDHDVLAPVYETVRRVKAGLPDNTTLIGFCGAPWTVATYMVAGEGTSDQAPARLFAYRDPENFKRIIDRLVHGSIEYLVGQLKAGADCVQIFDTWAGILPPEQFDRWCMEPTEKIVAGVRAQVPGAKIIGFPRGAGAMALPYVEVTGVDAIGLDWMFPRSLAHDILQPRVPIQGNVDPLALLAGGTALDREVDDVLTMADRPLIFNLGHGILPETPIAHVEQMLKRVRG
- the pcaG gene encoding protocatechuate 3,4-dioxygenase subunit alpha → MAQQLAYLKETASQTAGPYVHIGLIPHMAGFDIFQNNFGGVLAGADTPGEPIAIEGRVIDGTGALVRDALVEIWQADANGHYAHPADKRQAAAGFRGWGRTGTDFDTGVYRFDTIKPGRTPWRNGKISAPHINVWIVARGINIGLQTRMYFSDEEAANADDPVLNAIEHKSRVPTLIAKRQDKPGKATYLFDIVLQGDNETVFFDI
- the hemJ gene encoding protoporphyrinogen oxidase HemJ, giving the protein MYLWIKALHIVAVISWMAGMLYLPRLFVYHVSAEPGSQQARTFEVMEHRLLHFIMTPAMAVTWIAGLVLMLEGGWLSAGWLHAKLTAVVAMSAVHGFLGRWAKDFAAGRNVKSAKFFRIINEIPTLLMIFIVIMVVVKPF
- a CDS encoding LysR family transcriptional regulator → MSKIDYSALDGQNLRLFLAVLEEGSVTAAASRLGVTQSAVSHGLDKLRSIVADPLFVKSGRGIVATAHAHSLAARARDLLDGMKAFAQGAAFDPKTARLSLTVAANDFQRDLLLPPLLARLSMQTERIDLRVIPSGLPSGEMLREGRCDLLITPRPPVATDVFQRLLFRDRYVCFYDAASRAAPRNLNAYFKARHITVVYPDNERLEFDRRLAAKKIARDIAIEVPNFYGVPAFLQGTDLLVSMPSLLRGGMMKPFAQAAIPLKDGITDLPMYMVWHQRFQSDPAHVFLRGELERTAHDLIGRGRNASPANK